CGGTACTGATGCATAGTGACCATGATGAAGTGGAATGCGTTACATTGGTCGGTGATGACATTACCCGCCGTCGACGGATGGAATCAGCCATTGCGAAGTCCAACTCACAATTGCAAGATCTGGTCGACAATACCAGTGACCTGATCCAGCTCGTAGCGATTGACGGAAAATTCATATTTGTTAATAAAGCATGGCGCGAAGTACTCGGCTATGGCCTGGACGAAATTGCGTCTATGCGTATGGAGGATATCCTGCATCCGCAGCACAAAGAGCAGGCACTGGCGCAGCTGAAACTGATCGAGCAGGGAAATTCGAATCCAAATTTTGAAGCGGTATTCCTGAATAGGGAGGGGAAGAAGGTTTTTGTCGCGGGGAGCGTCAATTGCCGTTTTGAATACGGCAAACCGACTGCATTTCGTTGCATATTAAATGATTTTACCGAAAAAATAAGAGCTGAAAAAGCGCAGAACCTTTACTATAGCATTGCCAACTGGACTGTTAACACACAGAACCTCGATGATTTTTACCAGAGTATCCATGAGGAACTCGGAAAGATCATTGATGTGAAAAACTTCTTCATTGCGCTTTACGATCCCAGCAAAAGTTACATTTATTTCCCTTACTACGTCGATCAGTATTTTCAGGGCAATGTAAGGTTTACCAAACGACGCCTTGGAAATGGGTTGACCGAATACGCGATTGCGTCCAACAAGCCCCTGTTTCTTTCGGGGACTGACATTGAACAGCTGGCCAAAACCAATAGTCTGTATCTTTATGGAGTGACGCCGAAATTACTGCTCTGTGTGCCGCTGCGGATCGGGGACAGGGTGACGGGTATCATTGGTGTGAAGTCTTATGACGATGCCAATATGTTTGATACCAGGGACCTGGAACTGCTGGAATTTATTTCCGGGCAAGTGGCGATGGCGATCGCCAGAAAGCAAAGCGAGGAGGAACTGAGCAAGTACCTGGCTCGTTTGAACGCCATTTTCGATAGCAGCTCCCATTTGATATGGTCTGTCAACAAATCGTTGCAACTTACCTCCTTCAACCGGAATTACGCTGATTTGATCCAAAACCAGCTCGGGGTAAGGCCTTCGCTGCAATCGAGTGCTGAGAAATTCGGCTGGCGAATGGTGGGTAACAGTAACAGGCGTACCCTTGAGACCAAATACAGACAGGCGTTACGTGGCGAACCGCAATATTTTGAGTTCAAAATTGACCGGAAAGACCAGGGTGAAATGTGGCTGGAATTTTACCTGAACCCCATTCATTATGCCGATGGTGTGATTGAGGAAGTGTCTGGTATTGCCCGCGACATTACCAGAAGAAAAGAGGCTGAACTATCATTACGGCATAGTGAGGAACTTTTTAGAGGGATATTTGAGAATCTTCAGGACATTTATTGTCGTATCAACAGGCTGGGAGCGATCACGATGATCAGTCAGTCGGTACTGAAACGGTTGGGTTACTTGCCGGGAGAAGTGATCGGTCATAAGGTCACCGAGTTCTTTTCGGATAAAAAGCGAATTCATTCAGCGCTGATCCGCCTTCGGAAGACGAAAAGCCTTCGGAACTTTGAAATTACATTAAACCGGAAAGATGGTACCGAACGTCAGTTTATGATCAACATGCTGATGTTTACCAATGATAAAGGTAAGCCGACAGAAGTAGCGGTTCTGGCCAGGGACATTACCGAACTTAAACGGAATGAGCTGGAACTTCTGAAAGCGAAGGAGCATGCGGAGCGTTCTCTAAAAGTAAAAGAAGGCTTCCTGGCCAACATGAGCCATGAGATTCGGACGCCGATGAACGGGGTGATCGGAATGATAGACCTGCTCGGCGAAACGCCTCTGAATGTCGAGCAAAAGGATTACGTACTGACCATCAAACGTTCATCGGAGACGCTGCTGAACATCCTGAACGACATTCTGGACCTTTCCAAGATCGAGGCCGGGAAAATGGAGCTGCATGAGGCGCCGATTGCGACGGAGGAATTATTGCTGAAACTGGTCTCACTGTTTGGACAAACAGCCAAAAGCAAAGGAAATACACTTACCTACCACATTGCGCCGGACATTCCGAAGTTCATTATTGCGGATCAGACCAGGCTGCTGCAAATTTTGTCCAACCTGACTTCCAATGCCTTGAAGTTCACCGAAAACGGATCGGTGAAAGTGCTGCTTAGCTTGATCAAAAAGGATGGTTTGTTCCATAAAATTAAGGTGGACGTGCAGGATTCGGGGATCGGGATCAGTGCGATGGACAAGCAAATATTGTTTACATCATTCACCCAGTTGGACAATTCCTCCCGCAAATCTTTCGGAGGAACCGGCTTGGGACTTGCGATTTCAAAACAGTTGTGTGCCCTGATGAATGGGGAAATTGGTGTGGAATCCACTGTGGGAGAGGGTAGTACGTTCTGGTTTACGTTTGAAACCAAAGAGACTTCCATCGCGCAGGTGAGCACCATTACATTGATAGAGGAAACGCCGATAGAGAATGTGTTTGCCACTTACCATCCGGTGATATTGCTGGTGGATGATAACGCGGTGAACAGGAAGGTCGCGAATGAGATTTTGAAAAAATCAGGCTGCTATGTCGATCTGGCGGAAAGTGGTTTCAAAGCAATTGAAATGGTAGAGGCAAGGGAAGCTTCGGCTGACAAGGGTTATGATATCATTTTTATGGATATTCAAATGCCTGATATGGACGGTGTGGAGACTTCACAGGAACTAAAAAAGCGTTTCCCGGGGGCGTTGGGGCCGATCGTCGCAATGACAGCCTATTCCATGAAAGAAGATCGTGACCGCTTCATGAGCCAGGGAATGGATGATTACATTGCCAAACCTATCCGCGCGCAGACCCTGGTGTCGAAAGTGAAGGACCTGATGAGCAATGTAGAAGGCCGGAAGCTGGAAACAAAGCAAAAGGAAATTGCCCAGGAAACAATTCTTCCTATTTTGGATCGTGAAATCATTGATCAGCTCAATGGTATTGGCGGTGCTGACCTGGTGTGGTCTGTTTTTGAAGATTTTGTAACTGAATCCAACGAGCTCGTCGAGGGCGCAATTACTGCTTTTGCCAATGGGGATATCAAGACGGTCAAAAGCAATTTGCATACATTAAAAGGAAGCGGCGGAACCGTAGGGGTATCCCAGGTGGCTGAAATCGCCCGGGATGCTGAATGGCGTTTAAAATCCGACGATACCAGCACACTTGCCGAGGCGCTTCCCCAACTGGAAAAAGCTTATGCCAAATTTTTGGCTAACTATGAAGGCCTGCTGAAAGAATGGCTGAAATAATGGAAAAGCGCATTGATTAGCGTACATTTTTTCGTCGGCTGGAAGCGGGACTTGATCTATGAAAGCATAGGTTTCTGTCGATTGTAAGGGTTAATTGTTTAGAGTGATTAAACTTTTGAAGGAAAGGTTGCTCTAAACTGCAATAAACCTTTACAGAGATCATGAACAGAATTACTTCCATCGTCCTCTTGCTTGCCACTCTGGCGTTTCCGGCTTTGGCACAAGCACAAAATGCGCAGATTACCGGAACTGTCCTCGACAGCGTAAACCGCGCCCCCGTCGTGGGAGCATATGTAGCGGTGAGCCGCAATACGCCCGAGGCCAAGCCTGAATATGTAACGACAGATGTAAACGGTAAATTCTCGTTTACAGGGCTAACCAAGCAAGTGACTTATCTGGTAAAGGTTTCATACCTGAGCTACAAAGATGCTACCCAGGTGGTAACGCTTCATAATGATTCAGAGGATTTGGGCAGTATTACGCTGACCGAGGCTGTCGCCAATTTGAAGGAAGTAAAAGTAGTAGGCCAGATTACTGCCATGGAACAAAAAGGGGATACAACCCAGTTCAATGCAGCCGCATTCAAAACCAATCCTGACGCTACAACGGAAGATCTCATCCAGAAAATGCCTGGCATAACCGTTACGAATGGTACTGTTACGGCGCATGGCGAAACGGTAAACCGTGTACTGGTTGACGGTAAGCCCTTTTTCGGAGACGATGCGGCGCTTACATTGAAGTCACTACCAGCAGAAATCGTCGATAAGATCGAAGTTTTTGACAAGCTCAGCGACCAGGCCCAGTTTACTGGTTTTGATGATGGGAACGGGCAAAAAACGATCAATATCGTAACCAAGGCTGACCGCAAAATGGGGCAGTTTGGCAAGGTTTTCGCAGGCTACGGCCTTGATAACCGCTACCAGGCAGGGGGTAATATCAGTTTCTTCAAAGGCAATCAACGGATTTCGGTCATTGGGCTGAGCAATAATATCAATGTGCAGAATTTTTCCAGCCAGGACTTGCTCGGTGTGACCGGTAGCGGCGGCGGTGGCGGAAGAGGCGGTGCCGGTGGTGGCGGAGGTGCATCCAATAATTTTCTGGTAGGCAACCAAAGCGGGATTACGGGTACCAACTCATTTGGTCTGAATTACGCCAACAAATTTGGCAAGAAAGTGGATGTTTCCGGAAGCTATTTTTATAACCGCACCGGCAATACCAATGCTCAAACCACAGAAAAGGAATACTTTCTCTCGGGTGGTACCGGAAACCAGTTTTACAATGAAAACAGCCGTACGTCGAGCACAAACTCCAATCACCGGCTCAATTTCCGGGTAGAATACAACATTAATGCCAATAACTCGCTGATCGTTACGCCGCGGTTGAGCTTTCAGGACAACCATTCGAGCAGTGTAAAAGCAGGGCTTACCACGCTGGCAAATGGCAGCAATGTCAACAGCTCGGATAATACCCAGGGAAGCCAGAATAAGGGTTACAACTTTTCCAATGACCTGCTGTTTCGTCACAGTTTTGCCAAAAAAGGGCGCACATTGTCTTTGAATGTCAACACGCAGCTGAATGACCGCGATGGTATTCGTGATCTGTATTCCAAAAACATGTTTTACGGAATCACACTTCCGGACACGGCGATGCGCGGCGACACCATTGACCAGCGCAGCTTTACCAAATCCGACGGGATCACTTTGGGCGGTAACCTGATCTATACCGAGCCGATCAGTACAACAGGCCAGTTGCTGTTCAATTATGGTTTGACAGTCAGTAACAGCAATTCGAGCAGAGAAACTTACAATATGAGCTTTGACGCAAACACTTATTCAGATCTGGACACGTTGCTTTCCAACAATTTCGATAACCGCTACATTACCAACCGTGCGGGAATAGGGTACCGCTACCGTAAAAACAGCTGGTCTGCCAACCTGGGTCTGGATTTTCAGAACACGGGTCTCTACAGTCAGCAGCTTGCGCCTAACAACGCCAAGGTTGATCAGTCTTTTACCAATGTGCTGCCTAACTTTATGTTGAGTTACAGATCGAAATCAGGTACGCAGTTCCGGACGTTTTTCCGTAGCTCAACGAATCAGCCATCGATTTCGCAGCTGCAAAACGTGATTGACAACAGTGATCCTTTATCGCTGACTGCGGGTAATCCGGATTTGAAACAGGAGTATCGCAATATGTTCAATGTACGCTACGCGCTGGCCGGTGCCAACAGACCATATAGTTTCAATGCAATGGTGTTTGTAACCCAGACCAACAATGCGATCGTTAACTCGACATTCATTGCCCAGGAGCCGACTACTTTGCCCAATGGCGTTGTCATGGAACGTGGTTCGAAGCTTACCACACCTATCAATGTGGACGGCAGCTGGAATGCCAGAACGTTTTTGGCCTACGGAAAACCGGTAGCGCCATTGAAATTGAACGTTAACCTGACGACTGGTTTCAATTATGTGAGATCGCCGGGGATGATCAATGATATTTCAAATTATTCC
The genomic region above belongs to Dyadobacter pollutisoli and contains:
- a CDS encoding PAS domain S-box protein, with product MEMILSHTDWQTIHATLQHLNLIGITFSPDFIIRNISAHALMKTGWLESDLVGQSIFDKLIPKEEEEEVRQMLEEGIQGKRKLEQREIPFLAQKGTLRTFSINSVLMHSDHDEVECVTLVGDDITRRRRMESAIAKSNSQLQDLVDNTSDLIQLVAIDGKFIFVNKAWREVLGYGLDEIASMRMEDILHPQHKEQALAQLKLIEQGNSNPNFEAVFLNREGKKVFVAGSVNCRFEYGKPTAFRCILNDFTEKIRAEKAQNLYYSIANWTVNTQNLDDFYQSIHEELGKIIDVKNFFIALYDPSKSYIYFPYYVDQYFQGNVRFTKRRLGNGLTEYAIASNKPLFLSGTDIEQLAKTNSLYLYGVTPKLLLCVPLRIGDRVTGIIGVKSYDDANMFDTRDLELLEFISGQVAMAIARKQSEEELSKYLARLNAIFDSSSHLIWSVNKSLQLTSFNRNYADLIQNQLGVRPSLQSSAEKFGWRMVGNSNRRTLETKYRQALRGEPQYFEFKIDRKDQGEMWLEFYLNPIHYADGVIEEVSGIARDITRRKEAELSLRHSEELFRGIFENLQDIYCRINRLGAITMISQSVLKRLGYLPGEVIGHKVTEFFSDKKRIHSALIRLRKTKSLRNFEITLNRKDGTERQFMINMLMFTNDKGKPTEVAVLARDITELKRNELELLKAKEHAERSLKVKEGFLANMSHEIRTPMNGVIGMIDLLGETPLNVEQKDYVLTIKRSSETLLNILNDILDLSKIEAGKMELHEAPIATEELLLKLVSLFGQTAKSKGNTLTYHIAPDIPKFIIADQTRLLQILSNLTSNALKFTENGSVKVLLSLIKKDGLFHKIKVDVQDSGIGISAMDKQILFTSFTQLDNSSRKSFGGTGLGLAISKQLCALMNGEIGVESTVGEGSTFWFTFETKETSIAQVSTITLIEETPIENVFATYHPVILLVDDNAVNRKVANEILKKSGCYVDLAESGFKAIEMVEAREASADKGYDIIFMDIQMPDMDGVETSQELKKRFPGALGPIVAMTAYSMKEDRDRFMSQGMDDYIAKPIRAQTLVSKVKDLMSNVEGRKLETKQKEIAQETILPILDREIIDQLNGIGGADLVWSVFEDFVTESNELVEGAITAFANGDIKTVKSNLHTLKGSGGTVGVSQVAEIARDAEWRLKSDDTSTLAEALPQLEKAYAKFLANYEGLLKEWLK
- a CDS encoding outer membrane beta-barrel protein, which translates into the protein MNRITSIVLLLATLAFPALAQAQNAQITGTVLDSVNRAPVVGAYVAVSRNTPEAKPEYVTTDVNGKFSFTGLTKQVTYLVKVSYLSYKDATQVVTLHNDSEDLGSITLTEAVANLKEVKVVGQITAMEQKGDTTQFNAAAFKTNPDATTEDLIQKMPGITVTNGTVTAHGETVNRVLVDGKPFFGDDAALTLKSLPAEIVDKIEVFDKLSDQAQFTGFDDGNGQKTINIVTKADRKMGQFGKVFAGYGLDNRYQAGGNISFFKGNQRISVIGLSNNINVQNFSSQDLLGVTGSGGGGGRGGAGGGGGASNNFLVGNQSGITGTNSFGLNYANKFGKKVDVSGSYFYNRTGNTNAQTTEKEYFLSGGTGNQFYNENSRTSSTNSNHRLNFRVEYNINANNSLIVTPRLSFQDNHSSSVKAGLTTLANGSNVNSSDNTQGSQNKGYNFSNDLLFRHSFAKKGRTLSLNVNTQLNDRDGIRDLYSKNMFYGITLPDTAMRGDTIDQRSFTKSDGITLGGNLIYTEPISTTGQLLFNYGLTVSNSNSSRETYNMSFDANTYSDLDTLLSNNFDNRYITNRAGIGYRYRKNSWSANLGLDFQNTGLYSQQLAPNNAKVDQSFTNVLPNFMLSYRSKSGTQFRTFFRSSTNQPSISQLQNVIDNSDPLSLTAGNPDLKQEYRNMFNVRYALAGANRPYSFNAMVFVTQTNNAIVNSTFIAQEPTTLPNGVVMERGSKLTTPINVDGSWNARTFLAYGKPVAPLKLNVNLTTGFNYVRSPGMINDISNYSNTYAVSQGLVISSNISEKLDFTVSYSGNYNVVRNTIQPKLNNNYYTQGITGRVNWIFGKGFVVQSDINNQSYRGLGQGYNQNFTLWNASIGKKFLKNNAGELKLTVFDILKQNNSISRNVTETYVQDVTSRVLTQYAMLTFTYTLKNFGKMPVNDNNRRREFEGGGFPRGGGDRGGRGFN